A genomic region of Alistipes megaguti contains the following coding sequences:
- a CDS encoding glycoside hydrolase family 105 protein: MKRLLIAVAVLGMAACSSGSGALYDSPVSLAVRMAESEIARNPSPAMLDGIPAGKVKWNYTTGLELLAIRDAGEAWNRPDFIAYADRYYDTIVQADGSVLTYSRAKYNLDHICPGRALFSLYNRTGEQRYAQVLDTLYAQLRAQPRNFDGGFWHKAVYPHQMWLDGLYMAEPFYAEYAMTHLTGAALDDAVADIVNQFVTVGKHTWDPATGLYRHAYDDSREMFWCDSISGQSAHAWCRAMGWYAMAIVETMQYLGKNDATRPMQAILERIYDVLPKYADPQTGMWYQVLDQPGREGNYLESTGSVMFVYAQLKAVRLGYLPEEMREEALHRYEQFVDRFIRENADGTISMTDCCAVAGLGGKQRRSGTFEYYISEPVIENDCKGVGPFIWASLEYDRAKGRL; encoded by the coding sequence ATGAAACGACTGTTGATTGCCGTGGCTGTCCTGGGGATGGCCGCCTGCTCCTCGGGATCGGGAGCGCTGTACGATTCGCCGGTGTCGCTGGCCGTCCGGATGGCCGAGAGCGAGATTGCGCGCAACCCTTCGCCCGCGATGCTCGACGGCATTCCGGCCGGCAAGGTGAAGTGGAACTATACGACGGGGCTCGAACTGCTGGCCATCCGCGATGCGGGCGAGGCGTGGAACCGTCCGGACTTCATCGCCTATGCCGACCGCTACTACGACACGATCGTGCAGGCCGACGGCAGCGTGCTGACCTACAGCCGTGCGAAGTACAATCTCGACCACATCTGCCCGGGCCGTGCGCTGTTCAGTCTCTACAACCGCACCGGAGAGCAGCGTTACGCGCAGGTGCTCGACACGCTCTACGCCCAGCTGCGCGCGCAGCCGCGCAATTTCGACGGCGGCTTCTGGCACAAGGCGGTCTATCCGCACCAGATGTGGCTCGACGGCCTCTACATGGCCGAACCCTTCTATGCCGAGTATGCGATGACGCACCTGACCGGTGCGGCGCTCGACGATGCCGTGGCCGACATCGTGAACCAGTTCGTCACGGTGGGCAAGCACACGTGGGACCCTGCGACGGGGCTCTACCGCCACGCCTACGACGATTCGCGCGAGATGTTCTGGTGCGATTCGATTTCGGGGCAGTCGGCCCACGCCTGGTGCCGGGCCATGGGGTGGTATGCCATGGCGATCGTCGAGACGATGCAGTATCTGGGCAAGAACGATGCCACGCGTCCGATGCAGGCCATCCTGGAGCGGATCTACGATGTGCTGCCGAAGTATGCCGACCCCCAGACGGGGATGTGGTACCAGGTGCTGGACCAGCCGGGGCGCGAGGGCAACTACCTCGAGTCAACCGGATCGGTGATGTTCGTCTATGCGCAGCTGAAGGCCGTGCGTTTGGGCTATCTGCCCGAGGAGATGCGCGAGGAAGCGCTGCACCGCTACGAACAGTTCGTCGACCGCTTCATCCGTGAGAATGCCGACGGCACGATCTCGATGACGGACTGCTGTGCGGTGGCCGGACTGGGCGGCAAGCAGCGGCGCAGCGGCACGTTCGAATACTACATCTCGGAGCCGGTCATCGAGAACGACTGCAAGGGCGTGGGGCCCTTCATCTGGGCCTCGCTCGAGTACGACCGTGCCAAGGGGCGGCTGTAG